The following are encoded in a window of Amycolatopsis lexingtonensis genomic DNA:
- a CDS encoding amino acid permease: MLLFAFAFAVMADPVSSVAYAIEAALRALHGDLALLLPTMALVVAIVVVVIVNYHQLVARYPQGGGAAAATGEAFGEAGAFIPIGALIVDFVLTIAISSAAGASAVIAFFPALAGLRIPIALLLVAGVAGGTWFGHLGRTVFAVMTVTFIALAVAVLVSGLFVTPHPAGVTTADPGHAPPLAVALAFPVAMALATGIEAPSSAIAQLGQLDDPGRRRFGRVTLWLTLGVVGTITLGLTAQAVRLGIGVPHEDTTQIAELARAATATPVFAAFQFTTALLLLSAASSSFQAGPGLFKALARHRHPDGSTTGILPAWLGRTNSHHTPYWGVVVFMLAAGVVTAAAGGRDQELVLFYAASVFVSFLAGLVAMARFSWHERRFVFLAINVVGAAAVGFTLVVNLTRGDPIISIAAALLIAAALYALWVHSGRPRGIRNVAAEAEHEEHGTVH, translated from the coding sequence ATGCTGTTGTTCGCGTTCGCCTTCGCCGTGATGGCCGACCCGGTCTCCTCGGTCGCCTACGCCATCGAAGCCGCCCTCCGCGCCTTGCACGGCGACCTCGCCCTGCTGCTCCCGACGATGGCGCTGGTCGTGGCGATCGTCGTCGTCGTGATCGTCAACTACCACCAGCTCGTCGCCCGCTACCCCCAGGGCGGCGGCGCCGCGGCCGCCACCGGCGAGGCGTTCGGCGAGGCCGGCGCGTTCATCCCGATCGGCGCCCTGATCGTCGACTTCGTCCTGACCATCGCCATCAGCTCGGCCGCCGGCGCGTCCGCGGTCATCGCGTTCTTCCCGGCCCTGGCCGGGCTGCGGATCCCGATCGCGCTGCTGCTGGTCGCCGGGGTCGCTGGCGGCACCTGGTTCGGGCACTTGGGCCGCACGGTGTTCGCGGTGATGACCGTCACCTTCATCGCCCTGGCCGTCGCCGTGCTGGTCTCCGGCCTCTTCGTCACCCCGCACCCGGCCGGGGTCACCACCGCCGATCCCGGGCACGCGCCGCCGCTCGCGGTCGCGCTCGCCTTCCCGGTCGCCATGGCGCTGGCCACCGGGATCGAGGCGCCGTCGTCGGCGATCGCGCAGCTCGGCCAGCTCGACGACCCCGGCCGCCGCCGGTTCGGCCGGGTCACGCTGTGGCTCACCCTCGGCGTCGTCGGCACGATCACCCTCGGCCTGACGGCACAGGCGGTGCGCCTCGGCATCGGCGTCCCGCACGAGGACACCACGCAGATCGCCGAGCTCGCCCGCGCCGCCACCGCGACGCCGGTGTTCGCCGCGTTCCAGTTCACCACCGCGCTCCTGCTGCTGTCGGCGGCGAGCTCGTCGTTCCAGGCCGGACCGGGGTTGTTCAAGGCCCTCGCCCGACACCGCCACCCGGACGGCTCGACGACCGGCATCCTGCCCGCGTGGCTCGGCCGCACCAACAGCCACCACACGCCGTACTGGGGCGTGGTGGTTTTCATGCTGGCCGCCGGCGTGGTCACCGCCGCGGCCGGCGGACGAGACCAGGAGCTCGTGCTGTTCTACGCCGCGTCGGTGTTCGTCAGCTTCCTCGCCGGTCTCGTCGCGATGGCCCGGTTTTCCTGGCACGAGCGCAGGTTTGTTTTCCTCGCGATCAACGTGGTCGGCGCCGCCGCGGTCGGGTTCACGCTGGTGGTCAACCTGACCCGGGGCGACCCGATCATCTCGATCGCCGCCGCGCTGCTCATCGCCGCCGCGCTCTACGCGCTGTGGGTCCACTCTGGACGGCCGCGCGGGATCCGCAATGTCGCCGCCGAAGCCGAACACGAAGAACACGGGACCGTCCACTGA
- a CDS encoding Lrp/AsnC family transcriptional regulator, whose product MESDYDELDRRLAHALQVNGRAPFSVIAEVLGVSDRTIARRYARLRSAGAVRVLGGVDPTALGAVLWFLRVRCAPAASVPVAEALAQRPDTSWVSITSGGTEITCTVRTESEADSEALLLAKLPRTPRVEGVTAHSVLHAFYGGPDSLVAKLGSLDEAAIERLRPLPVPHRPGPVRLDDGDRKLLAALATDGRAELEQLATVTGWSPTTVRRRMTELRERGVLYLDIDVDVRLFGVGPRTLLWLSVAPAYLEEAGEALAGHPEIAFAAATTGPTNLYGSVVCADQRALYRYLTTRVAELPAITHVETAPVIKTVKRAVSRG is encoded by the coding sequence GTGGAATCCGACTACGACGAGCTGGATCGCCGGCTGGCGCACGCCCTGCAGGTCAACGGCAGGGCGCCGTTCAGCGTGATCGCCGAGGTGCTCGGCGTGTCGGATCGCACCATCGCCCGCCGCTACGCCCGGTTGCGGTCGGCGGGAGCGGTGCGGGTGCTCGGCGGCGTCGACCCGACCGCGCTGGGCGCGGTGCTGTGGTTCCTGCGGGTGCGCTGCGCGCCCGCCGCGTCGGTCCCGGTCGCCGAGGCGCTGGCCCAGCGCCCCGACACGTCCTGGGTGAGCATCACCTCCGGGGGCACGGAAATCACCTGCACGGTCCGCACCGAGAGCGAGGCCGACAGCGAGGCGCTGCTGCTGGCCAAGCTCCCGCGCACCCCGCGCGTGGAGGGAGTGACGGCGCACTCCGTGCTGCACGCGTTCTACGGCGGCCCGGACAGCCTGGTCGCCAAGCTCGGGTCGCTGGACGAGGCGGCGATCGAACGGCTGCGCCCGCTCCCGGTGCCCCACCGGCCGGGACCGGTGAGGCTCGACGACGGGGATCGCAAGCTCCTCGCCGCGCTGGCCACCGACGGCCGCGCCGAGCTCGAGCAGCTGGCCACGGTGACCGGCTGGTCGCCGACGACGGTCCGGCGCCGGATGACCGAGCTGCGCGAGCGCGGCGTGCTGTACCTGGACATCGACGTCGACGTGCGCCTGTTCGGCGTGGGCCCGCGAACCCTGCTCTGGCTCTCGGTCGCCCCCGCTTATCTGGAGGAGGCGGGCGAGGCGCTGGCCGGGCATCCGGAGATCGCGTTCGCCGCCGCGACGACCGGGCCGACGAACCTGTACGGGAGCGTGGTGTGCGCGGACCAGCGAGCGTTGTACCGGTACCTGACGACGCGGGTGGCCGAGCTGCCGGCCATCACACACGTCGAGACCGCACCGGTGATCAAGACGGTCAAGCGGGCCGTCAGCCGGGGCTGA
- a CDS encoding FAD-dependent monooxygenase — protein sequence MDTEVLIVGAGPTGLTLANELRLAGVPAVLVDKLPERSTLSKAGGVQSRTQEAFDQRGLLEPLLANGNHPIGTAHFASITLPLTRGRHRHPWRSIPQVEIEGFLVRHLAAQDVHVRRDRELTGITQDADGVTATFANGDVVRSRYLVAADGGRSTVRSLLNAEFPGRPGTMTTVAADVRLAGDVQAMTHARSEDGQWASVFPLGTDPQGRPLRRLALGGPGRSLPRDVPVTEDEIREGLRAVFGDRVRLLELRYARRITNAARQAARYRHGRVFLAGDAAHVHLPIGAQGMNTGIQDALNLGWKLAAAVHGWAPAHLLDTYHAERHPVAAAVLRNVQAQSLLMDQQGTGDPDLTAVKELFAALTRLREVQYHLDDMLSGMGIRYPVPGAEGQPLLGLPAPDVDLGPVRSHELLRRGRGVLIDPAGRFAEVAARWQDRVDRAGQGADAEPMLIRPDGYVCWAGKPDDLEPALGHWFGEPC from the coding sequence ATGGACACCGAAGTGCTCATCGTCGGCGCGGGCCCGACCGGCCTGACACTGGCCAACGAACTGCGGCTGGCGGGGGTGCCCGCCGTGCTGGTCGACAAGCTGCCCGAGCGCAGCACGCTGTCGAAGGCGGGCGGCGTGCAGTCCCGCACGCAGGAGGCGTTCGACCAGCGCGGTCTGCTGGAACCGTTGCTGGCCAACGGAAATCACCCCATCGGCACCGCGCACTTCGCCAGTATCACGCTGCCGCTCACCCGGGGCCGGCACCGGCACCCGTGGCGGTCCATCCCGCAGGTGGAGATCGAGGGATTCCTCGTGCGGCACCTGGCCGCACAAGACGTCCACGTCCGGCGCGACCGCGAACTGACCGGCATCACCCAGGATGCGGACGGGGTCACCGCGACCTTCGCGAACGGCGACGTCGTCCGCTCCCGTTACCTGGTCGCCGCCGACGGCGGCCGCAGCACGGTGCGGTCGCTGCTGAACGCGGAGTTCCCCGGCCGGCCGGGCACGATGACCACCGTCGCCGCCGACGTGCGGTTGGCCGGCGACGTCCAGGCGATGACGCACGCCCGGAGCGAGGACGGGCAGTGGGCGTCGGTGTTCCCGCTCGGCACCGATCCGCAGGGCCGGCCGCTTCGCCGGCTCGCGCTGGGCGGGCCGGGCCGGTCACTCCCCCGCGACGTCCCGGTCACCGAGGACGAGATCCGCGAAGGTCTGCGCGCCGTCTTCGGTGACCGGGTGCGGCTGCTCGAACTGCGCTACGCCCGCCGCATCACCAACGCGGCCCGGCAGGCGGCCCGGTACCGGCACGGGCGGGTGTTCCTGGCGGGCGACGCCGCCCACGTCCACCTCCCGATCGGCGCGCAGGGCATGAACACCGGCATCCAGGACGCGCTGAACCTCGGCTGGAAACTCGCTGCCGCGGTGCACGGCTGGGCCCCCGCGCACCTGCTCGACACCTACCACGCCGAACGCCATCCCGTCGCGGCCGCCGTGCTGCGCAACGTCCAGGCGCAGAGCCTGCTGATGGACCAGCAGGGCACCGGCGACCCGGATCTGACGGCCGTCAAGGAACTGTTCGCGGCCCTGACGCGACTGCGGGAGGTGCAGTACCACCTCGACGACATGCTGTCCGGGATGGGCATCCGCTACCCCGTGCCGGGCGCCGAGGGGCAGCCGCTCCTCGGCCTGCCCGCGCCGGACGTCGATCTCGGCCCGGTCCGCTCGCACGAGCTGCTCCGGCGCGGACGCGGCGTCCTGATCGATCCGGCCGGCAGGTTCGCCGAGGTCGCCGCCCGCTGGCAGGACCGCGTGGACCGCGCGGGCCAGGGCGCCGACGCCGAGCCGATGCTCATCCGGCCGGACGGCTACGTGTGCTGGGCAGGCAAACCGGACGACCTCGAACCGGCGCTCGGCCACTGGTTCGGCGAACCCTGCTGA
- a CDS encoding MerR family transcriptional regulator, with protein sequence MNELYPIGDVARRTGLSVSAIRFYADEGVVPPTGLTEGGFRQYDVHAIARLELVRTLRDLGAGLDDIRRVLAEESTLRELAVRHLRLVEDQLRQFHARRAVLRTIVRQHTTTEQVSLMHKLVSMSDDDRDRLISRFWDFVTDGVDVHPGYLELLRSRRPHLPEEPSTEQLEAWIELAEIVRDDQFRTELRTYFHRAFGTEQGKLMATPEMLARAERQRALYLEAQAAQQAGVPADSPQARDIAERMAADSAGFVAAMTGDHDIAKARRTMAGFDRTRSAQMRARLTGTNLMVRYSTLVATINGTPKPDPDKTAAVQEWMAAALREETP encoded by the coding sequence ATGAACGAGCTCTACCCCATCGGCGACGTCGCCCGCCGCACCGGCCTGAGTGTGAGCGCGATCAGGTTCTACGCCGACGAGGGCGTCGTGCCGCCGACCGGTCTCACCGAGGGCGGCTTCCGGCAGTACGACGTGCACGCCATCGCCCGGCTCGAACTCGTGCGCACCCTGCGCGACCTCGGCGCCGGCCTGGACGACATCCGCCGGGTGCTGGCCGAGGAAAGCACCCTGCGGGAGCTGGCCGTCAGGCACCTGCGGCTGGTCGAGGACCAGCTGCGGCAGTTCCACGCGCGCCGCGCCGTGCTGCGGACCATCGTGCGGCAGCACACCACGACGGAACAGGTGAGCTTGATGCACAAGCTCGTCTCGATGTCCGACGACGACCGCGACCGGCTCATCAGCCGGTTCTGGGACTTCGTGACCGACGGCGTGGACGTCCACCCCGGCTACCTGGAACTGCTGCGCAGCCGGCGGCCGCACCTGCCGGAGGAGCCGTCCACCGAGCAGCTCGAGGCGTGGATCGAGCTCGCCGAAATCGTGCGGGACGACCAGTTCCGCACGGAGCTGCGGACCTACTTCCACCGCGCCTTCGGCACCGAGCAGGGCAAGCTGATGGCCACACCGGAGATGCTGGCCCGCGCCGAGCGGCAGCGCGCGCTCTACCTGGAGGCGCAGGCGGCACAGCAGGCAGGCGTACCGGCGGATTCCCCGCAGGCCAGGGACATCGCCGAGCGGATGGCGGCCGACTCGGCCGGTTTCGTCGCGGCCATGACCGGCGACCACGACATCGCCAAGGCCCGCCGCACCATGGCCGGCTTCGACCGGACCAGGTCGGCGCAGATGCGAGCGAGGCTGACCGGGACGAACCTGATGGTCAGGTACAGCACGCTCGTGGCGACGATCAACGGCACGCCCAAGCCGGACCCGGACAAGACGGCGGCGGTCCAGGAATGGATGGCCGCCGCCTTGCGCGAAGAGACTCCCTGA
- a CDS encoding RNA polymerase subunit sigma-70: MTDARPLGTDEAAFIAAARSGDTARFAVVTERHRRALQTHCYRMLANYDDAQDLTQETFLRAWHKRESFKGHAALRTWLYRIATNACLDFLEKRNDRTPVPAELPGTEIPHLQPYPDLMLPEDPQDSVVARETIELAFIVAVQRLPPRQRAVFILRDVLGWPASKAAVALELTVASVTSALQRARVTMREQLPGRRLDWRSPATHELTNAERGAVKSYIDAHERNDLDALTSLLRDDLRFAMLPDPGTVTTTAKDAVDGWVSGGLFQPGHDDWRGITTTVNRMPAAALYLRTPDDPRYRLFAVAVLHVVDGQIAELTGFEAAGKPWLGLPPAL, translated from the coding sequence ATGACCGACGCCAGGCCGCTGGGCACCGACGAGGCCGCGTTCATCGCGGCGGCCCGCTCGGGCGACACAGCACGGTTCGCCGTCGTCACCGAGCGCCACCGGCGTGCGCTGCAGACGCACTGCTACCGGATGCTCGCGAACTACGACGACGCCCAGGACCTGACCCAGGAGACGTTCCTGCGGGCGTGGCACAAACGGGAGTCGTTCAAGGGCCACGCCGCGCTACGGACCTGGCTGTACCGGATCGCGACGAACGCCTGCCTCGACTTCCTCGAGAAACGCAACGACCGCACCCCCGTGCCGGCCGAGCTGCCGGGGACCGAGATTCCTCACCTGCAGCCGTACCCCGACCTGATGCTCCCCGAAGACCCGCAGGACTCGGTCGTGGCGCGGGAAACGATCGAGCTGGCGTTCATCGTCGCCGTCCAGCGCCTGCCGCCGCGGCAGCGGGCGGTGTTCATCCTGCGTGACGTCCTCGGCTGGCCGGCGTCGAAGGCCGCCGTCGCCCTCGAGCTGACGGTCGCCTCGGTGACCAGCGCACTGCAGCGGGCACGCGTGACGATGCGCGAGCAACTGCCCGGCCGCCGCCTCGACTGGCGGAGCCCCGCCACCCACGAGCTGACGAACGCCGAGCGCGGCGCGGTGAAGTCGTACATCGACGCCCACGAGCGCAACGACCTCGACGCGCTGACGTCCCTGCTGCGCGACGACCTGCGCTTCGCGATGCTGCCCGATCCGGGCACCGTGACCACGACGGCTAAGGACGCGGTCGACGGCTGGGTCTCCGGCGGGCTCTTCCAGCCCGGCCACGACGACTGGCGCGGGATCACCACGACGGTCAACCGCATGCCCGCCGCCGCGCTGTACCTCCGCACCCCCGACGACCCGCGGTACCGGTTGTTCGCCGTCGCGGTGCTGCACGTCGTCGACGGGCAGATCGCCGAGCTCACCGGATTCGAAGCCGCCGGCAAACCCTGGCTGGGCCTGCCCCCGGCACTGTGA
- a CDS encoding dihydrofolate reductase family protein, which translates to MRKLIFGMNVTVDGYIAATGDDIGWSGAPSDELFQWWLDYERANELTLYGRKLWEAMSSYWPTGDQQPGATPAQIEFARNWRDTPKVVFSSTIDQVDWNTRLVTGDAVTEITRLKAGDGGPIGIGGATLAGAAMRAGLIDEYVLVTHPALVGGGTPLFTALDSWVSLNLVETRAFPGGAILTRYETRR; encoded by the coding sequence ATGCGGAAACTGATCTTCGGCATGAACGTGACCGTGGACGGCTACATCGCCGCGACCGGCGACGACATCGGCTGGAGCGGGGCGCCGAGCGACGAGCTGTTCCAGTGGTGGCTCGACTACGAGCGGGCGAACGAGCTGACGCTGTACGGGCGCAAGCTGTGGGAGGCGATGAGCTCCTACTGGCCGACCGGTGACCAGCAGCCCGGCGCGACCCCGGCGCAGATCGAGTTCGCGCGGAACTGGCGGGACACACCGAAAGTGGTGTTCTCCTCGACGATCGACCAGGTCGACTGGAACACCCGCCTGGTCACCGGCGACGCGGTCACCGAGATCACCCGGCTCAAGGCCGGGGACGGCGGCCCGATCGGCATCGGCGGCGCGACGCTCGCCGGGGCGGCCATGCGGGCCGGGCTGATCGACGAGTACGTCCTGGTCACGCACCCGGCCCTGGTGGGTGGCGGCACACCGCTCTTCACCGCGCTGGACAGCTGGGTGAGCCTGAACCTGGTGGAGACGCGGGCGTTTCCCGGCGGCGCGATCCTGACCCGGTACGAGACGAGGCGATGA
- a CDS encoding TetR/AcrR family transcriptional regulator yields MTSSRAGTSSGDGRAARWAGQRERRRREFVDAALRAIAEHGPHVSAAHIADAAGVARPQLYRQFDDAADLTRAIADRATEQIIVSLRPVWEPQGSAMQMISAAVDAHTGWLAEHGNLYRYLILHSQIGRREGEDAIADVKTVIARQLTQVFEYYLTMFELDARVATVLSFGVVGLVDSCAAQWLEAPLGITKAQLSGMLTRWIWHILDDSLRTAGIEIDPDLPLPPPPPQPR; encoded by the coding sequence GTGACGTCATCCAGAGCGGGCACCAGCTCCGGCGACGGCCGGGCGGCGCGCTGGGCCGGGCAGCGGGAGCGCCGTCGCCGCGAATTCGTCGACGCCGCCCTGCGGGCGATCGCCGAACACGGCCCGCACGTGTCGGCCGCACACATCGCCGACGCGGCCGGCGTGGCCCGCCCGCAGCTGTACCGGCAATTCGACGACGCGGCCGACCTGACGCGAGCGATCGCCGACCGGGCCACCGAGCAGATCATCGTGTCGTTGCGGCCGGTGTGGGAGCCGCAGGGCAGCGCCATGCAGATGATCTCCGCCGCCGTCGACGCCCACACCGGCTGGCTCGCCGAACACGGCAACCTGTACCGCTACCTGATCCTGCACTCCCAGATCGGCCGCCGCGAGGGCGAGGACGCGATCGCCGACGTCAAAACCGTCATCGCGCGCCAGCTGACCCAGGTTTTCGAGTACTACCTGACGATGTTCGAGCTCGACGCCCGCGTCGCCACCGTCCTCTCCTTCGGTGTCGTCGGTCTCGTCGATTCCTGCGCCGCGCAATGGCTCGAGGCCCCGCTCGGGATCACGAAGGCGCAGCTCTCCGGCATGCTCACCCGCTGGATCTGGCACATCCTCGACGATTCGCTCCGCACCGCCGGGATCGAGATCGACCCGGATCTTCCGCTGCCGCCACCGCCACCGCAGCCGCGCTGA
- a CDS encoding putative Ig domain-containing protein, whose translation MSRSARRILALAGFAALALTAPALPAVAAPSTAHPTARVCAQDVRPGMATCFAERQTDTMRATLSPNALPGGFGPTDLRAAYNLTAGGSASATVAIVDSNDDPNAESDLAAYRSTYGLPACTTANGCFKKVNENGQTSPLPTADSGWAGEISLDVDMVSAICPNCHILLVEANQPSMADLGTAVNTAVSLGAKFVSNSYGGGEDGSENSYDSSYFHHPGVAITASTGDSGYGISYPASSQYVTAVGGTSLSRNSSTRGWGETAWSGAGSGCSGSVAKPSFQNVTTGCAMRAVADVSAVADPQTGVAVYQTYGGSGWAVYGGTSASAPIIASVYALAGTPGSSDTPGAYPYSHTGNLYDVTSGSNGSCSVAVQCKAGAGWDGPTGLGTPNGTAAFTGGSGPGPVTAANPGSQNGVVGTAASLQLSASGGSGGYTWTASGLPAGLSISSGGLISGTPTTAGTYSVTATAKDSSGATGSTTFTWTISPTGGGGCSGQKLGNPGFESGTSPWTASSGVVSTSSSGEAPHGGTYLAYLDGYGSTHTDTLSQSVSIPAGCHATLTYYLHVDTAETTTTTAYDKLTVKAGSTTLASYSNLNQATGYQLRTVDVSAFAGQTVTLTFTGTEDSSLQTSFCVDDTALTLS comes from the coding sequence GTGTCCCGTTCAGCTCGAAGAATCCTCGCCTTGGCCGGCTTCGCGGCCTTGGCACTGACCGCCCCGGCACTGCCCGCCGTGGCCGCGCCGTCCACCGCGCACCCGACCGCCCGCGTCTGCGCCCAGGACGTGCGGCCCGGCATGGCAACGTGTTTCGCCGAACGGCAGACCGACACCATGCGCGCCACGCTTTCCCCGAACGCGCTGCCCGGCGGATTCGGCCCCACGGACCTGCGCGCGGCCTACAACCTCACCGCCGGCGGGAGCGCGTCGGCCACCGTGGCCATTGTGGACTCCAACGACGACCCGAACGCCGAATCGGACCTCGCGGCCTATCGGTCCACCTACGGGCTGCCCGCCTGCACCACCGCGAACGGCTGCTTCAAGAAAGTCAACGAAAACGGCCAAACCAGTCCATTGCCGACCGCGGATTCGGGCTGGGCGGGAGAAATCTCCCTCGACGTCGACATGGTTTCGGCGATCTGCCCGAATTGCCACATCCTGCTCGTCGAGGCGAACCAGCCGAGCATGGCGGACCTCGGCACGGCGGTGAACACCGCCGTGTCCCTGGGCGCGAAGTTCGTCTCCAACAGCTACGGCGGCGGTGAGGACGGCAGCGAGAACTCCTACGACTCCAGCTACTTCCACCACCCCGGCGTCGCGATCACGGCGAGCACCGGCGACAGCGGCTACGGCATCAGCTACCCGGCGTCGTCGCAGTACGTCACCGCCGTCGGCGGGACTTCCTTGAGCCGCAACAGCAGCACGCGCGGCTGGGGCGAGACGGCGTGGAGCGGCGCGGGCAGCGGCTGCTCGGGCTCGGTGGCCAAGCCGTCGTTCCAGAACGTCACCACCGGCTGCGCCATGCGCGCGGTCGCCGACGTCTCGGCGGTGGCCGACCCGCAGACCGGCGTCGCGGTGTACCAGACCTACGGCGGCAGCGGCTGGGCCGTGTACGGCGGCACCAGCGCGTCGGCGCCGATCATCGCGTCGGTGTACGCCCTCGCCGGCACGCCCGGCTCGTCCGACACCCCCGGTGCCTACCCGTACTCGCACACCGGCAACCTGTACGACGTCACCTCCGGCAGCAACGGAAGCTGCTCGGTCGCGGTGCAGTGCAAGGCGGGCGCGGGCTGGGACGGCCCGACCGGGCTCGGCACCCCCAACGGCACCGCGGCCTTCACCGGCGGCAGCGGCCCCGGCCCCGTCACGGCGGCCAACCCGGGCAGCCAGAACGGGGTCGTCGGCACCGCGGCGAGCCTGCAGCTGTCCGCGTCCGGCGGCAGCGGCGGCTACACCTGGACCGCCAGTGGCCTGCCCGCCGGGCTGTCGATCAGCTCGGGCGGCCTGATCTCCGGCACCCCGACCACCGCCGGCACGTACTCGGTCACCGCCACCGCCAAGGACTCCTCCGGAGCCACCGGCAGCACCACCTTCACCTGGACGATCAGCCCGACCGGCGGCGGTGGCTGCTCCGGCCAGAAGCTGGGCAACCCCGGGTTCGAGAGCGGAACCAGCCCGTGGACCGCGTCCAGCGGGGTCGTCAGCACGTCGTCCAGCGGTGAAGCGCCCCACGGCGGCACCTACCTCGCCTACCTCGACGGCTACGGCAGCACGCACACGGACACGCTGTCGCAGTCGGTGAGCATCCCCGCGGGCTGCCACGCGACCCTGACCTACTACCTGCACGTCGACACCGCCGAAACCACCACCACGACGGCGTACGACAAGCTCACGGTCAAGGCCGGGTCCACGACGCTCGCGTCGTATTCGAACCTCAACCAGGCGACCGGCTACCAGCTGCGCACCGTCGACGTCTCGGCGTTCGCCGGGCAGACGGTGACGCTGACCTTCACCGGCACCGAGGACTCGTCCCTGCAGACGTCGTTCTGCGTCGACGACACCGCGTTGACGCTGAGCTGA
- a CDS encoding LuxR C-terminal-related transcriptional regulator → MVPETTGHLVTLGLKPDEAEIYLGLLSSGPVPVEQLVADTGREPGEVRRLLDVLAEVGLAGAVDGPGSPVSALRPEPVLEVLSRARETELARARLAVTRVYEQSRRSAGGDHDGSMIEVVSGTVAAERVRRLERAARTEVRGLDSPPYYADADANEIELENLARGVRYRAVYGRSALERPEYVAENILPCGKLGEEARILPEVPVKLLIIDDDCAVLSGVDRTVLLIRPCGLFDALAGLFDMCWQVALPLGLADDGSGSPIRPSERRLLGLLAAGLTDDQVARVLGVSRRTMFRYLENLMARTGAANRFQLALHATRNDWISGPGRPRATPIRSVPV, encoded by the coding sequence ATGGTCCCCGAAACAACTGGCCATCTGGTGACTCTCGGCCTCAAACCGGACGAAGCCGAAATCTATCTCGGCCTACTTTCGTCGGGCCCCGTTCCCGTCGAGCAACTCGTCGCCGACACCGGCCGCGAGCCCGGCGAGGTCCGCCGTCTGCTCGACGTGCTGGCCGAGGTGGGCCTCGCCGGTGCCGTCGACGGACCCGGCTCGCCGGTTTCGGCGCTCCGGCCGGAACCCGTGCTGGAAGTGCTGAGCCGGGCACGCGAGACCGAACTCGCCAGGGCCCGGCTGGCGGTGACGCGCGTCTACGAGCAGAGCCGCCGGTCGGCGGGCGGCGACCACGACGGCTCGATGATCGAGGTGGTCAGCGGAACCGTGGCGGCCGAGCGCGTCCGGCGGCTCGAGCGGGCCGCGCGGACGGAGGTCCGCGGGCTGGATTCGCCGCCGTACTACGCCGACGCGGACGCCAACGAGATCGAGCTGGAGAACCTCGCCCGCGGCGTCCGGTACCGCGCCGTCTACGGGCGGTCCGCGCTGGAACGGCCCGAGTACGTCGCGGAAAACATCCTGCCGTGCGGGAAACTGGGCGAAGAAGCCCGGATCCTCCCGGAGGTGCCGGTCAAGCTGCTGATCATCGACGACGACTGCGCGGTGCTGTCCGGCGTGGACCGCACGGTGCTGCTGATCCGCCCGTGCGGCTTGTTCGACGCACTGGCCGGGTTGTTCGACATGTGCTGGCAGGTCGCCCTGCCGCTCGGCCTGGCCGACGACGGCTCCGGTTCCCCGATCCGGCCCAGCGAACGACGGCTGCTGGGCCTGCTCGCCGCCGGTCTCACCGACGACCAGGTCGCCCGCGTGCTCGGGGTGAGCAGGCGGACGATGTTCCGCTACCTCGAGAACCTGATGGCCCGCACCGGCGCGGCCAACCGGTTCCAGCTGGCCCTGCACGCCACCCGCAACGACTGGATCTCCGGCCCCGGCCGGCCCCGCGCGACGCCGATCCGGTCGGTGCCGGTCTGA